DNA sequence from the Manduca sexta isolate Smith_Timp_Sample1 chromosome 25, JHU_Msex_v1.0, whole genome shotgun sequence genome:
CATTGGCCCCAAAGCAGTGTTGCCGCCAAGTGATTGAAGCGAAATAGTTGCGCAAACCATCCCAATCTGCAGACTAATATTACCTGACTTGCGTCTCACCTTCGTAAACCGCGGAGACGAGGCACGTGGCACCGACGTTCCGACTAAGCAGTGGTCAGAGGTACCCAGTGGGACCTACTAACACACTGTACCCGGACGAATGATTcgtcacaattttaaatttggccTTAATTGATTCGTCTCAAATTTCTTCCGATACTTTTCTTCATATTCGAATTCATTGTAAGATTTAGATCCTACCAAAcctaatgcaaaaacataacttaaaatgTGACCAGGAAAGAAAAATTggcaatttcgtttacttggaaGACATACACTTAATAGTGtagtaatttgatttaaaaccaaactattcaagcgattttgaaaaaaacatATGAGACCAATCAAACATCTGGAGGTAattttttccgaataaaaaaataattcttaaaaatcGATTAATACATTACCGAGTtatgtgatatataaaaaaaaacctatacgTCGAATTGACATCCTCCCCTTTTTTTGAAAGGACAACAATCTCCATCGAGCTTTAGCTACCTCAGTATTAGAACAGGCTAGCAGATAAACTAACAGACCGGCTCACCACAAGCAACATCTGGAAGATAATGCCAAACAAAGGTATAGCTTTATCTTTTTGATAATTCATATAATAAGcgaataacaaataaatctaCTGATTTGATTTAATCACTGTGATTGTTATCCTTATAAATACTACAAGGTAAGATGTAACAGTAACAGTTGTCAAACTGCAACCATGCGTCTCTTCCTCGCTTTACTGGCTCTGGGCTTCGCAGCCGTAGCGGGtaagtttattacaaattaatatgtatagtttttaaataaaatataatattattatatccaccTTAACgtaaccataaaataaaaaaaaatatataaaatactttatatatcacgtaggcgaataaagttgcacttatgatacggcAAAACaatgtacaataataattattattatttataaacaacaatataaattacttatattataactatggacattttttttgggataaaatttataatgaatgcaaggtacaaaccgaagaaATCAGGTCGGGCTGACAGGTAGAgagaaataaaaggataacgcgacgcgatcctcaccggcgaggacatgagccttaacctagctaacctaccagcctttcattAGCTACTTAAGTGATGACTActcgaagaagaaaggcagaaagtaACTCCGGGCAtactttttgtcatcaattgttcagtacatcttaaatttttttccaagtctttcttgtataTGATCGCAATAGTTAtgtaagctaatacacgcacatcaccgttaaaatGGGATAAGACGAAATCCAACCGATTAAACCTGGACTGGCAATAGATtaaacatgaaattataatataaataatatgttatagcTGTCCCGGCAAACCCTCAGAGGATCGTGGGTGGTTCTACTACCACTATTCAGCAGTATCCCACCATTGTTGCTCTGCTGTTCTCCAGGAATGGAAACACTTTCTTCCAAGCCTGCGGTGGTATCATTCTTAATAACAGAAATGTCCTCACCGCTGCTCATTGCcccagtaagtatataaattgaatCATTGAGGTATAATAGAGATTTCGAGTAGTAAATAGGAAGCCTAATGCTTTATTCTATTCACAGTGGAGACGCAGTGAACAGATGGCGTGTTCGATCTGGTTCGACTTACGCGAACAGCGGCGGTGCCGTCCACAACTTGAACAGAGTCAGAATCCACCCTAATTTTAACAGGAGAACTCTTGATAACGATATCGCTATTATGCGCACCACCAGCAACATTGCCTTCAACAACGCTGCACAACCCGCCAGAATTGCTGGCGCCAACTACAACGTCGGTGACAACCAAGTTGTCTGGGCCGCCGGATGGGGTGCCATCAGGGTAATTTTCTTCGTtgaaatttgtttgtatttaaaacagCAAATTATCCAAAATACCGAccaaataacatatttgccacagaattatgtatatttgatctatatgtttataaatactcCTTTTACTTCAGAGCGGTGGTCCTTCATCGGAGCAACTGCGCCACGTTCAGGTTTGGACTGTGAACCAGGCTACGTGTAGGTCTCGCTACGCCAGTATTGGTCGCAGCGTCACTGACAACATGTTGTGCTCCGGCTGGCTCGACGTCGGCGGTCGCGATCAGTGCCAGGGTGACTCCGGTGGTCCTCTCTACCACAACGGTGTCGTAGTTGGAGTGTGCTCCTGGGGAGAAGAATGCGCTTTGGCTCGTTTCCCTGGTGTCAACGCCCGTGTCTCACGCTTCGCTAACTGGATTAGAAACAACTCTTAAATTTTATGTTCgaagtgcaataaaaaatatcgtcaactataaaaaggtttttttttatattttactctgTTCTGTATactctattataattttgatttcgtattcaacatcatcatcagcttaTATCTTTGTCCCGTCAAGCTTTTGCCAGCGACTTTTCGCAGATCGTCATTCCACCAAGATGGAGATTATGTAGATGGAGAGTGTCcgacactac
Encoded proteins:
- the LOC119188539 gene encoding trypsin, alkaline A-like, whose product is MRLFLALLALGFAAVAAVPANPQRIVGGSTTTIQQYPTIVALLFSRNGNTFFQACGGIILNNRNVLTAAHCPSNGDAVNRWRVRSGSTYANSGGAVHNLNRVRIHPNFNRRTLDNDIAIMRTTSNIAFNNAAQPARIAGANYNVGDNQVVWAAGWGAIRSGGPSSEQLRHVQVWTVNQATCRSRYASIGRSVTDNMLCSGWLDVGGRDQCQGDSGGPLYHNGVVVGVCSWGEECALARFPGVNARVSRFANWIRNNS